The Anolis carolinensis isolate JA03-04 chromosome 1, rAnoCar3.1.pri, whole genome shotgun sequence genome window below encodes:
- the kcnk16 gene encoding potassium channel subfamily K member 16 produces MLVKLFKQNLSRYAENTTLRFFCASLNRNIKSASSEINQVGSTCSPTAMPHVTVCNRPLNWTLTLVLGYLFYLLLGAMVFQLLERQAETKTRDRFQIEKLKFLQNYTCLDRQALEQFVQVIMEAWEKGINPEGNSTNPSNWDFSNSFFFAGTVVTTIGYGNLAPSTVPGQVFCVFYALFGVPLNLAFLNQLGKGLSAHLINLETWFHKPGRARVIQILTMGLFLMAGTLLFLVFPPMIFSYVEGWSYGEGFYFTFITLSTIGFGDYVVGTDPNKHYITVYRSLAAIWIIFGLAWLALIFNLGANVIEKFVQLNWQNHDMGTGETAVAKTEDNPDPHRIHIPS; encoded by the exons ATGCTCGTAAAACTGTTTAAACAGAACCTTAGCAGGTACGCTGAAAATACGACCCTGCGATTTTTCTGTGCCTCTCTGAACAGGAACATTAAGTCAGCGAGCAGTGAGATCAACCAGGTTGGCTCGACCTGCTCACCAACAGCCATGCCCCACGTTACAGTGTGCAACCGGCCACTCAACTGGACTTTGACCTTAGTGCTGGGGTATCTTTTTTACCTTCTTCTGGGGGCTATGGTGTTTCAGCTGCTAGAAAGGCAGGCAGAAACCAAAACTCGGGACCGGTTCCAAATTGAGAAACTCAAGTTCCTCCAGAACTACACATGCTTGGATCGACAAGCCCTGGAGCAGTTTGTGCAG GTCATTATGGAAGCTTGGGAGAAAGGCATAAATCCTGAAGGAAACTCTACTAATCCCAGCAATTGGGATTTCAGCAATAGTTTCTTCTTTGCTGGAACTGTTGTCACCACCATAG GTTATGGGAACCTAGCCCCCAGCACAGTGCCTGGGCaagtgttctgtgtattttatgcCTTGTTTGGGGTGCCCCTTAACCTGGCATTTCTCAATCAGCTGGGGAAAGGGCTCAGTGCTCATCTCATCAATCTGGAGACATGGTTCCATAAACCAGGCCGAGCTCGG GTGATTCAGATCCTGACAATGGGGTTGTTTCTGATGGCTGGGACTCTGCTTTTTCTGGTTTTCCCTCCAATGATCTTTAGTTATGTGGAAGGCTGGAGTTATGGAGAAGGCTTCTACTTTACTTTCATCACCCTCAGCACTATTGGATTTGGAGACTACGTAGTAG GCACCGATCCAAATAAACACTATATCACCGTGTATAGAAGCCTGGCAGCAATATGGATTATTTTTGGCTTGGCCTGGCTTGCTCTGATCTTCAACCTGGGAGCTAACGTGATCGAAAAATTTGTCCAGCTCAACTGGCAAAATCATGACATGGGCACTGGAGAGACAGCCGTCGCCAAAACAGAGGATAATCCTGACCCACACAGGATCCATATCCCCAGCTGA